One Thermococcus sp. M36 genomic window, TTATAAGTTTTATTTTTGCCAAATTGAAGCTTCGAAAAGAGCCTTCCAGAAGTCCACTGAACGGATCTCGATATGACACATGTCAAACTTCACAGGTTCGGATACGGGACTAAGAAAAAACGGAACCGCAGAAAGTACACATCTTCGGGAAATGCGCCCAAAAAGCCCTCCAAAAAATGCAGGAGTGGGCAGGAGTATTTTCCAAAATGGAAATCTCAGTGATTGACAGGAAAAAAGATGAGGGGTCAGAGCTTCCCGACCAGGTCGAGGCTGACCTCAAGGGCATCCTTGCCAGGCTCCCAGCTTGCCGGACAGACCTGACCAGGGTGCTCGCGGACGTACTTTGAGGCCCTCAGCCTTCTCAGGATCTCCTTCGCGCTCCTGCCGATGCTGAGGTCGTGCATCTCCATGTGGACAACCTTTCCATCGGGATCTATTATGAAGGTAGCCCTCCAGGAGATGCCCTCGTCCTCGATGTAGGTGCCGAAGAGCCTGCAGACTTTTCCGGCCGGGTCGGCGAGCATCGGATACTTTATCTTCTTTATGCCGGGCGAGGCGTCGTGCCAAGCCTTGTGGACATAAGCGGTGTCGGTTGAAACGCTTATTATCTCGGCGCCCTCCTTTTTGAACTCCTCGTAGTAGTCGGCGAGCTCCTCAAGCTCCGTCGGGCAGACGAAGGTAAAATCAGCAGGATAGAAAGCAAGAACGACCCACTTGCCCCTGTAGTCCGAGAACTTCAGCTTTCCGATGTCGTCCTTTTCCGGGAAGTAGGCATCGGCCTCAAAGTCGGGAACGATTTCTCCAACCTTCACCATTTTGATTCACCTCGCACATTATTAGGACCATCTAATTTAAAAAGGTTTGTCTAACAAAGTGAAAAGTTCAAAAATCGAAAACATCCAATTTTGAAAGACAAATTTAAATATCTTAAAAACGAACCAGATATGGTGGTAGAATGAGGGTTAAGATAGTTCTCGGAACGGCAAGGGAAGGGAGAAAGAGCGAGAAGGTCGCGAAGTACATTAC contains:
- a CDS encoding peroxiredoxin, whose amino-acid sequence is MVKVGEIVPDFEADAYFPEKDDIGKLKFSDYRGKWVVLAFYPADFTFVCPTELEELADYYEEFKKEGAEIISVSTDTAYVHKAWHDASPGIKKIKYPMLADPAGKVCRLFGTYIEDEGISWRATFIIDPDGKVVHMEMHDLSIGRSAKEILRRLRASKYVREHPGQVCPASWEPGKDALEVSLDLVGKL